The following proteins are co-located in the Heteronotia binoei isolate CCM8104 ecotype False Entrance Well chromosome 21, APGP_CSIRO_Hbin_v1, whole genome shotgun sequence genome:
- the LOC132589257 gene encoding uncharacterized protein K02A2.6-like: SLHETHPGIVRMKALARSYVWWPGMDGEIETWVRRCQTCQESRPEPPSAPATRWESTRKPWSRLHIDFAGPFQGQIFMIIVDAYSKWLEVIPVGSTSAAAAIKALRRVLCTHGIPDTIVSDNGTAFTAADFQGFLNRYLIKHIRSAPFHPATNGQAERMVRTTKEGQIFLIIVDAYTKWLEVIPVGSTSSAAAIRALRRVLCTHGIPDTIVSDNGTAFTSGEFQAFLQRYLIRHIRSAPFHPATNGQAERMVRTTKEALG; the protein is encoded by the exons tccctacacgagacccatcccggcatagtccgaatgaaggcgttagccaggagctacgtctggtggccgggaatggacggggagattgagacgtgggtgcgcaggtgtcaaacgtgtcaggagtcaaggcctgagccccccagcgcccccgccacacggtgggagtccacccggaagccctggtcgaggctccacatcgattttgcggggccattccagggtcaaatcttcatgatcattgtggacgcctattccaaatggctggaggtcattcccgtagggtccacctcagcggccgccgccatcaaagcgctgcgcagggtcttgtgcacacacggtattccggataccatagtctcagataacgggacagcattcacagcggcggacttccaagggttcctcaatagatacctgattaaacacattcgctccgccccctttcacccggccaccaacggccaggcggagcggatggtccgcacaaccaaggaa ggacagatcttcctaatcattgtagatgcatacacaaaatggttagaggtcatccccgtagggtctacctcgtcagcagcagccattagagcattacgcagggtcctgtgcacccacggtatcccggacaccatagtctcggacaacgggacaGCGTTCAcatcgggggaattccaggcgttcctccagcggtacctcattagacacatccggtcagctcccttccacccggccaccaacggccaggccgagcggatggtccggacaacaaaagaggccctgggc